The genomic stretch TGTTTCCGTACCGATTGGGATAATGGTTACATCTGCGATAGCCATCGTTATTCCATCTCCTTTTGATCAATGATGAGTTGCTTCGTTTCATGTGATTTCAATAAAATAATTTGCTCAAAATGAAAGCCGTATAACGCATATTTCCCGTTCGGAGATATTTGAATCGGCTCCATTTCCCGCAGAGACACAAGATCTTTTGTCTCTCCCGATGCTACATTGATTGCTGCGAGCTTATATGCATCGCCGCTTTGTTTGAATGTATAAAACAGGCCTCCTGCTTCATCATAGTCATACTCCATTGGAGCCAAACTTGTATATTTCGCTTGGAGCGGCCATTTCGCTGTAACAGGTGATGTTGATTGCGGCGTTTTAAACTGATACGTCCCTTTTCCTCCGGAAGCTGATTTGACAGTAAAACTCATTTGATGGAAAGAATCGAAGAATAGAACGTTATCCTCAAGCTTCTGTTCCGTCTTAGAAGCTGTATCGAACGTATATAAAGGCCCTGTTTTATCGTCTCTACCCTCTTTTACATAATCAAATGTATTTTTGGATGTCCAATGAATGAACGGAACCTGTACTGGGCTTAAGAAAGATTCGTCTTTTTTAGCATTCACCTGATATGTATGGAAATCCCAGTTTTCATTGAATTCCGTCACCATCATTTGATAAGGATCATACTGATTCCAAGCAGCTTCAAGCTCATACGTTTCGTAATCTTTTTCGTAAAGCGTCTCTCCTTCTGCATTAAGCAAAACCACTGCCGTCTTTTGGCTATGTGTGATTTGCAGCAGAATCATCTGCTCCCTCGCATTGATTTGAACATCAACGATTTGACCATCCGTTTGATAGAGCTTTTTCGCTTTGCCTGTAAAGATGCGGTACGCAAAAAGCTCTGTTTTCGTCGGATTAGACGCAGTATATAATATTGTGCTGTTATTCAGCCAGCCTTCCGCCCCATCCGCTTTTTCCGCGGAAAGCGGTATGATGTCTTTTTTCTCATCTTTTGCCGCCGATGCCTGTTTTTGCTGCTGATGAGATGGTTCGCATGCCGATAAACTAAACAGCAATACCGCCAGCAGAATAAAACAAACTGATCTCATCAGCATTCCCCTCCGATCATCTTTATTCTCTCATATTTGCTTCGGCAGAAAAAAGAAAAAGTTTCAGTTACTCATGAAAAAATAACGCCCTCCACAAGATACCGCTTGTGGCGTTATATATGTGTGAAAACTGCTGAAACGGCAAAGGATTTTGGCCTTTTCCAAGTTCCACCGTATACCCTTCCTTAAAATAATGGTGAATAAACCAATCACGAAATCCAGCATAGCTGTCTATATCCCTTACTCCCTTATAAATGTTCCCGCTTAACTCCTCAAACTCCTTTATGACGGCAGCAGATTCCTCAGGCTCAAGGCCTTTATAGCCCCAATAAATTTCTTCTCCTTGAGTATGA from Bacillus subtilis subsp. subtilis str. 168 encodes the following:
- the yqgU gene encoding putative lipoprotein (Evidence 3: Putative function from multiple computational evidences; Product type lp: lipoprotein), with the translated sequence MLMRSVCFILLAVLLFSLSACEPSHQQQKQASAAKDEKKDIIPLSAEKADGAEGWLNNSTILYTASNPTKTELFAYRIFTGKAKKLYQTDGQIVDVQINAREQMILLQITHSQKTAVVLLNAEGETLYEKDYETYELEAAWNQYDPYQMMVTEFNENWDFHTYQVNAKKDESFLSPVQVPFIHWTSKNTFDYVKEGRDDKTGPLYTFDTASKTEQKLEDNVLFFDSFHQMSFTVKSASGGKGTYQFKTPQSTSPVTAKWPLQAKYTSLAPMEYDYDEAGGLFYTFKQSGDAYKLAAINVASGETKDLVSLREMEPIQISPNGKYALYGFHFEQIILLKSHETKQLIIDQKEME